The following are encoded in a window of Athene noctua chromosome 29, bAthNoc1.hap1.1, whole genome shotgun sequence genomic DNA:
- the LOC141971494 gene encoding feather beta keratin translates to MSCYDLCRPCGPTPLANSCNEPCVRQCQDSRVVIQPSPVVVTLPGPILSSFPQNTAVGSTTSAAVGSILSEEGVPINSGGFGLSGIGGRSYSRRCLPC, encoded by the coding sequence ATGTCCTGCTACGATCTGTGCCGTCCCTGTGGCCcaaccccgctggccaacagctgcaacgagccctgcgtcaggcagtgccaggactcccgCGTGGTGATCCAGCCCtctcccgtggtggtgaccctgcccggacccatcctcagctccttcccccagaacacCGCCGTGGGATccaccacctccgctgccgttggcagcatcctgagTGAGgagggagtgcccatcaactccgGGGGCTTTGGCCTCTCTGGCATTGGTGGCCGCTCCTACAGCAGAAGGTGCCTGCCCTGCTAG
- the LOC141971488 gene encoding feather beta keratin-like, with protein MSCYDLCRPCGPTPLANSCNEPCVRQCQDSRVVIQPSPVVVTLPGPILSSFPQNTAVGSTTSAAVGSILSEEGVPINSGGFGLSGIGGRYGGRRCLPC; from the coding sequence ATGTCCTGCTACGATCTGTGCCGTCCCTGTGGCCcaaccccgctggccaacagctgcaacgagccctgcgtcaggcagtgccaggactcccgCGTGGTGATCCAGCCCtctcccgtggtggtgaccctgcccggacccatcctcagctccttcccccagaacacCGCCGTGGGATccaccacctccgctgccgttggcagcatcctgagTGAGgagggagtgcccatcaactccgGGGGCTTTGGCCTCTCTGGCATTGGTGGCCGCTACGgtggcagaaggtgcctgccCTGCTAG
- the LOC141971787 gene encoding feather beta keratin-like: MSCYERCPSTSCSPTPLANSCSEPCVRQCQDSTVVIQPSPVVVTLPGPILSSFPQNTTVGSSASAAIGSALCAEGVPISSGSSSGFGSFGYPGLGGGYSRPYRRYNTYRSGF; encoded by the coding sequence ATGTCCTGCTACGAGCGGTGTCCTTCCACTTCCTGCAGCCCAACCCCGCTGGCAAATAGCTGCAGCGAGCCCtgcgtcaggcagtgccaggactcaaCAGTGGTGATCCAGCCCtctcccgtggtggtgaccctgcccggccccatcctcagctccttcccccagaacacCACTGTGGGATCCTCAGCATCTGCAGCCATCGGCAGCGCTCTCTGTGCCGAGGGAGTGCCCATCTCCTCGGGCAGCTCCTCAGGATTTGGGAGCTTTGGCTATCCGGGCCTGGGCGGTGGGTACAGCCGGCCTTACCGTCGCTACAACACCTACCGCAGTGGCTTCTAA
- the LOC141971493 gene encoding feather beta keratin-like: MSCYDLCRPCGPTPLANSCNEPCVRQCQDSRVVIQPSPVVVTLPGPILSSFPQNTAVGSTTSAAVGSILSAEGVPINSGGFGLSGIGGRSYSRRCLPC; the protein is encoded by the coding sequence ATGTCCTGCTACGATCTGTGCCGTCCCTGTGGCCcaaccccgctggccaacagctgcaacgagccctgtgtcaggcagtgccaggactcccgCGTGGTGATCCAGCCCtctcccgtggtggtgaccctgcccggacccatcctcagctccttcccccagaacacCGCCGTGGGATccaccacctccgctgccgttggcagcatcctgagTGCTgagggagtgcccatcaactccgGGGGCTTTGGCCTCTCTGGCATTGGTGGCCGCTCCTACAGCAGAAGGTGCCTGCCCTGCTAG
- the LOC141971791 gene encoding feather beta keratin, protein MSCYDLCRPCGPTPLANSCNEPCVRQCQDSRVVIQPSPVVVTLPGPILSSFPQNTAVGSTTSAAVGSILSEEGVPINSGGFGLSGIGGRSYSRRCLPC, encoded by the coding sequence ATGTCCTGCTACGATCTGTGCCGTCCCTGTGGCCcaaccccgctggccaacagctgcaacgagccctgtgtcaggcagtgccaggactcccgCGTAGTGATCCAGCCCtctcccgtggtggtgaccctgcccggacccatcctcagctccttcccccagaacacCGCCGTGGGATccaccacctccgctgccgttggcagcatcctgagTGAGgagggagtgcccatcaactccgGGGGCTTTGGCCTCTCTGGCATTGGTGGCCGCTCCTACAGCAGAAGGTGCCTGCCCTGCTAG
- the LOC141971788 gene encoding feather beta keratin-like yields MSCYDLCRPCGPTPLANSCNEPCVRQCQDSRVVIQPSPVVVTLPGPILSSFPQNTAVGSTTSAAVGSILSEEGVPINSGGFGLSGIGGRYGGRRCLPC; encoded by the coding sequence ATGTCCTGCTACGATCTGTGCCGTCCCTGTGGCCcaaccccgctggccaacagctgcaacgagccctgcgtcaggcagtgccaggactcccgCGTGGTGATCCAGCCCtctcccgtggtggtgaccctgcccggacccatcctcagctccttcccccagaacacCGCCGTGGGATccaccacctccgctgccgttggcagcatcctgagTGAGgagggagtgcccatcaactccgGGGGCTTTGGCCTCTCTGGCATTGGTGGCCGCTATGgtggcagaaggtgcctgccCTGCTAG
- the LOC141971467 gene encoding feather beta keratin-like translates to MSCYDLCRPCGPTPLANSCNEPCVRQCQDSRVVIQPSPVVVTLPGPILSSFPQNTAVGSTTSAAVGSILSEEGVPINSGGFGLSGIGGRYCGRRCLPC, encoded by the coding sequence ATGTCCTGCTACGATCTGTGCCGTCCCTGTGGCCcaaccccgctggccaacagctgcaacgagccctgcgtcaggcagtgccaggactcccgCGTGGTGATCCAGCCCtctcccgtggtggtgaccctgcccggacccatcctcagctccttcccccagaacacCGCCGTGGGATccaccacctccgctgccgttggcagcatcctgagTGAGgagggagtgcccatcaactccgGGGGCTTTGGCCTCTCTGGCATTGGTggccgctactgtggcagaaggtgcctgccCTGCTAG
- the LOC141971510 gene encoding feather beta keratin: protein MSCYDLCRPCGPTPLANSCNEPCVRQCQDSRVVIQPSPVVVTLPGPILSSFPQNTAVGSTTSAAVGSILSEEGVPINSGGFGLSGIGGRSYSRRCLPC from the coding sequence ATGTCCTGCTACGATCTGTGCCGTCCCTGCGGCCcaaccccgctggccaacagctgcaacgagccctgcgtcaggcagtgccaggactcccgCGTGGTGATCCAGCCCtctcccgtggtggtgaccctgcccggccccatcctcagctccttcccccagaacacCGCCGTGGGATccaccacctccgctgccgttggcagcatcctgagTGAGgagggagtgcccatcaactccgGGGGCTTTGGCCTCTCTGGCATTGGTGGCCGCTCCTACAGCAGAAGGTGCCTGCCCTGCTAG